In Nymphalis io chromosome 30, ilAglIoxx1.1, whole genome shotgun sequence, the genomic stretch CTTCCTTAGTCTATATCTTACCTAGATAGGAACTGTCTTGAGACGCTCGGGCCGTCATTAATGTGCTTCGCGACAACATCCGCCATTGCAGCGATGAATATCGGATGATCGTTTGGAGCTGATGCACGTTCGATCTGAGTGATACCAGCCTGAaaaaaataagcatttattatacACGTAACACTCAAATTTTACCACCAAACCTCAGGGAATACAAATCCATATATCGCAATACGAATACTactgttataaatgcgaaagtaactgccCGTTACGCTTTCACCGTTAGAACACTGGACAGATtctgatgaaatttgatacgaAACAATTCTGAAATCCAATGAAGGACATAGGCTAGTTTTTTAAACCTAACACCGCCCCCTCCCCCAAAACTACGTTTTACTTCAATTATTTTACGTGTGGTAAAGGAAAATGAAGTGACTACATAACACTTAAGAGTCCATATTTGCATGAAACATGAACAAGGAACGCTCTCATGTGACGTCATGCTATAGTGACGATTGTTGCTGTGTCCAAATATTTGACGCTTATTGTTTTTTAAGTCCtcttatcataattatatagaacgCGCTGCGGCGCGTTTGATGttcattgaaattgtatttttttaataatatagacgGGCAATTGTGCCAcagatacaataaataaaagaattaccTCTTTAGCTACTTCATCACAGTATTCTATATCAAGTTCGTGTAATGTCTCTATATGCTCGTTAACGAACGCTATTGGTACAAGGATCATGTGTTTGATGCCTTGCTTCGCGTACGCctgaaaaagaataatatatcgtcaaaaaaaattaattatattcgaaaaaaaaaatggaattaaaatattttagggaTTACccttaaatattacaaattaacagTTGGTTGTCTATGAgactatttaattgaaatataaacattattatggtTTAATAATCgcagtaaaaattttattgatatttgttagaaatgaaaacagcgccatctagtgacagcAATCGGAATTCAAAACAAACCGTATTCAACTCTATCGAATAGCAAACGAGTTGtttcttgaatataaaaatgtaacagatatacatatttaggATTTACTTTTATTGCGTCGTCCGTGTACGGTTGTAACCATGGCAACGGTCCGACTTTACTCTGCCACACGAGCCGGTACGGGTTGGGCACGGAGAGTTGCGCCATTGTCGCGGATACGGATGCCGCTACCTCGTGGGGATACGTATCTCCTCGGGATACCgcctgtattaaaattattaaaaaaaattaaaccttggcagaggttttttttttgtttttactttcatatttgttttttgttttctttgtataaaaaagatattaaaaaatacaataataatatcctgggacattatacacacaaggccatctgatcccaaattaagattgtgctatggaaaccagacaactgatatactacatatactagttttctattctatataaatatacatacgtatatagataattacactcagactcaggacaaagagacatgttcatgcacacaaatgtctgtcctggatgggaatcgaacccataaccttcgacgtgaaaggcatcTACAAACCGCACCAACCGACTcgtaaagattattattattattcctaagCTGACGAAACCACATTGATCTAAATTCCAATCTTACCTTTAACGGTAAGCTGTGCGCAGTGAACATTATCAGCACTTGATCCCTTATTTTCCCATCGAACAATTGTAACTTCTCTTTGATCCTTTCCGCGAACACTTTTGCTAAATTGATATTCGTCGCCCATCTTTCTATtagtgaaaatttaatatttggcAATGatctgaatataaaaaaaacaaaacgactttaaaaaccaatatagacaattattatacctttaaatagtataattttgaTGCAATGTTGaagattaaaaattttgaaGACTATTGTCTTTGGAAGCACAGACAAGTCACCGTCCAGCGTCATATGACAATCAGAAAGGTCGAAGCTGTAGCGATGTGTTTCCATTCAATTTGCATTTTGGGATGataaaacaatatgatatttaataatttggtgaaaaggtcggaGTCTCAGCTaagctgcttttcagtctacgccttgtacatatgctgccaacacaaacgctacattcagtgcagtaaaatgTCTTCAAACTTCAAAACCGATACAGACCGACACGCATTTGGAAGACACTTGGTGCAGTGCGTGAATGTCTATGGTCATCGGCGGCCATATTTAGATTGCGCGatcaattgaatatttatttacctgtttttataaaaatctgcaATGGCGTTCAAACTCGATCCGGTGGTAGCGCAACTGTATTGAGGATATTGAGAGAATATTACAGCTCTTTCTACGCCgtccctgaaaaaaaaaaacaaagaaaacaaatgagaatatatattctacagccaaacagcaatacacagCATTGATGTATTCCAGTTTAcaaggtgaatgagccagtgtatttcAATGACAGGAGaagtaatgataaataaacaactttgattgATCTTGAATTGtcatgatatcattggtcgagatcgagaatgtaaattctaccgagaCGGGGAAGAACTCAACAGTTACTCTTTTcaacaatcaaataatataaatgtaatagtaatatacaattataattataataatgtcctctagaccgatttcgaccatggtggccaatctcaagggagattagccaactacgcaggagatattatagtgcacatgtgtgcgcaaacgcaggtaGAGTGCACCTGCACCTCTTCCCtcactggaaagagttcaggcgcaggaccaacggctttacgagctttccgaggcacggaagtgtacacacttccaacttccagactctgggatGCTCCTGAGAATGTGCTTTcagaaaaaccgaataactttttattggcccgacctggcgATCGAACCCCGGACttccgggtctacggccttacatcaagccactagaccaacgagacagttattataattatatatcccgTATGACCATACTCCACTAACACCAagctatcatttatataatcctgtacagtataaaaagctttatttaaaaacacttgAAATGACTTTGAAATTTACTCATTTgaaaaatttatactaatattacaaaagtagctctgtctgtaTGTCATGATTtaacggctaaaccactaaaccgattttggtgaaatttgttatgtagcAAGCtcgaaccccaaggaaggataaaggctacttttatatactttatatctgCCCCTCCCCCCAATACGCGGGCGATAACTAATGTAGTCTAAAGTGGTAAAGAACTTACTTTTCCACTGCGTTTAAAGCCTCTTCGGTAAATGGGGGCACGTATCTAAAAGCTATGTAGTGTTTATGGGGGGCTGTTTCTGGTAGCATCTGGTCCAGTGCCCTCGTCAGGAGCGTTCCTGTGAATCGAATtggaattgaaatataaataacaacataaCATCTGTACGCTAAGGGGTACCGATAGGA encodes the following:
- the LOC126780011 gene encoding ferrochelatase, mitochondrial, coding for MLTSMYRHSSRITSRCSNHVRLLTQSVEKPKTAIIMLNMGGPKTTDQVPDYLLRIMTDRDMIQLPVQSKLGPWIASRRSEEVKKKYMEIGGGSPIYKWTDLQGTLLTRALDQMLPETAPHKHYIAFRYVPPFTEEALNAVEKDGVERAVIFSQYPQYSCATTGSSLNAIADFYKNRSLPNIKFSLIERWATNINLAKVFAERIKEKLQLFDGKIRDQVLIMFTAHSLPLKAVSRGDTYPHEVAASVSATMAQLSVPNPYRLVWQSKVGPLPWLQPYTDDAIKAYAKQGIKHMILVPIAFVNEHIETLHELDIEYCDEVAKEAGITQIERASAPNDHPIFIAAMADVVAKHINDGPSVSRQFLSRCPHCVSERCKSSKEFYKKLCSSTDYIQPELAATKI